A genomic stretch from Zeimonas sediminis includes:
- a CDS encoding carboxymuconolactone decarboxylase family protein → MPRIPYVSADLREPREIVDAVRARRGGTLLNLDRMLLHSPELARGWNAHLGAVRTRLSLSPKLRELAMCIVAVINGAEYEFIHHAPVFVEAGGTQAQVEAMRDPDRAAADAALFDETERAALAVAIAMTRSVRVDDAAFDALKARLSEQQLVEYVATVATYNMVSRFLVAMGVEPE, encoded by the coding sequence ATGCCGAGAATCCCCTACGTGAGCGCCGACCTGCGCGAGCCGCGCGAGATCGTCGACGCGGTGCGCGCCCGCCGCGGCGGCACGCTGCTGAACCTGGACCGCATGCTGCTGCACAGCCCGGAACTCGCGCGCGGCTGGAACGCCCACCTGGGCGCGGTCCGCACCCGGCTGTCGCTGTCGCCGAAGCTGCGCGAGCTCGCGATGTGCATCGTGGCGGTGATCAACGGGGCCGAGTACGAGTTCATCCACCACGCGCCGGTGTTCGTCGAAGCGGGCGGCACCCAGGCCCAGGTCGAGGCGATGCGCGACCCCGATCGCGCCGCCGCCGATGCCGCGCTGTTCGACGAAACCGAGCGCGCGGCGCTCGCCGTCGCGATCGCGATGACGCGTTCGGTGCGCGTCGACGATGCCGCGTTCGACGCGCTGAAGGCGCGGCTCTCCGAGCAGCAACTGGTGGAGTACGTGGCCACGGTCGCGACCTACAACATGGTGTCGCGCTTCCTGGTCGCGATGGGCGTCGAGCCGGAATGA
- a CDS encoding cold-shock protein, producing MSRATGTVKWFNESKGFGFIAPDDGSADLFAHFSEIQGSGFKTLQEQQRVEFTVKQGPKGLQASAIKPL from the coding sequence ATGAGCAGAGCAACCGGCACGGTCAAGTGGTTCAACGAATCGAAGGGCTTCGGCTTCATCGCCCCCGACGATGGCAGCGCGGATCTCTTCGCGCACTTCTCGGAAATCCAGGGCAGCGGTTTCAAGACCCTGCAGGAGCAGCAGCGCGTCGAGTTCACCGTGAAGCAGGGCCCGAAAGGCCTGCAGGCTTCCGCGATCAAGCCGCTGTAA
- a CDS encoding nucleoside recognition domain-containing protein: MPYLARLLSRSRRLFLALVKVMLPVMIAVKIGQELGWIDAIARAIAPAMGWLGLPAEAGMIWVTGVFVGVYAAIGALIGFAPTLEMSVAQFSALAAMILFAHGIPVEQAIVRRAGASFWITAALRIGAALGYGAAVTAFCRFTGLLAEPVSLGWLQASAAAGGGAGEGWGPWLWGTAMSLAATFGIIVSLLVLLDVLERTGVTRRITAAMSPVLRVSGLAPAAAPVTTVGVLLGLTYGGALIIEEAERQRFAARTRFLALAWLSLSHSLIEDTLLFLALGADVWVVLVGRVLLTMAIVAALAAMLREPDARPGPLDVRAG; the protein is encoded by the coding sequence ATGCCCTACCTGGCCAGGCTCCTGAGTCGCAGCCGCCGGCTGTTCCTCGCGCTCGTCAAGGTCATGCTCCCGGTCATGATCGCGGTGAAGATCGGTCAGGAGCTCGGGTGGATCGACGCGATCGCCCGCGCGATCGCGCCGGCGATGGGCTGGCTGGGCCTGCCGGCCGAGGCGGGGATGATCTGGGTGACCGGGGTCTTCGTCGGCGTCTATGCGGCGATAGGCGCCCTGATCGGCTTCGCCCCGACGCTGGAAATGAGCGTCGCGCAGTTCAGCGCGCTCGCGGCGATGATCCTGTTCGCGCACGGCATCCCGGTCGAGCAGGCGATCGTCAGGCGCGCCGGGGCGAGCTTCTGGATCACCGCCGCGCTTCGCATCGGCGCGGCGCTCGGTTACGGCGCGGCCGTCACGGCGTTCTGCCGGTTCACCGGGCTGCTGGCCGAACCGGTCTCGCTCGGGTGGCTCCAGGCGTCGGCAGCGGCCGGCGGCGGCGCGGGCGAGGGCTGGGGCCCGTGGCTGTGGGGAACGGCCATGTCGCTGGCCGCGACCTTCGGGATCATCGTGTCGTTGCTCGTGCTGCTCGACGTGCTCGAGCGCACCGGCGTCACGCGGCGGATCACCGCGGCCATGAGCCCGGTGCTGAGAGTCTCGGGGCTGGCGCCCGCCGCCGCGCCGGTGACGACGGTCGGCGTGCTGCTCGGCCTGACCTACGGCGGCGCGCTGATCATCGAGGAGGCCGAGCGGCAGCGCTTCGCGGCGCGCACCCGCTTCCTGGCGCTCGCCTGGCTGTCTCTGTCGCACTCGCTGATCGAGGACACCTTGCTGTTCCTGGCGCTCGGGGCCGACGTCTGGGTCGTGCTGGTCGGGCGGGTGCTGTTGACGATGGCGATCGTGGCAGCGCTCGCGGCGATGTTGCGCGAGCCCGATGCGCGGCCCGGGCCGCTCGACGTGCGAGCCGGCTGA
- the groES gene encoding co-chaperone GroES gives MKLRPLHDRVIIKRLDNERKTSSGIVIPDNAAEKPDQGEILAVGNGKVGDDGKVRPLAVKVGDKVLFGKYSGQTVKVDGEELLVMREEDIMAVVE, from the coding sequence ATGAAACTGCGTCCTTTGCATGATCGCGTGATCATCAAGCGTCTGGACAACGAGCGCAAGACCTCGTCGGGCATCGTGATCCCCGACAACGCCGCCGAGAAGCCGGACCAGGGCGAGATTCTCGCCGTCGGCAACGGCAAGGTCGGTGACGACGGCAAGGTCCGTCCGCTGGCCGTCAAGGTCGGCGACAAGGTTCTGTTCGGCAAGTACAGCGGCCAGACCGTCAAGGTCGACGGCGAGGAGCTGCTGGTCATGCGCGAAGAAGACATCATGGCCGTGGTCGAGTAA
- the groL gene encoding chaperonin GroEL (60 kDa chaperone family; promotes refolding of misfolded polypeptides especially under stressful conditions; forms two stacked rings of heptamers to form a barrel-shaped 14mer; ends can be capped by GroES; misfolded proteins enter the barrel where they are refolded when GroES binds) gives MAAKQVFFHDDARSRMVAGVNVLANAVKVTLGPKGRNVVLERSFGAPTVTKDGVSVAKEIELKDKFENMGAQMVKEVASKTSDNAGDGTTTATVLAQAIVREGMKFVAAGMNPMDLKRGIDKAVLALTEELKKVSKPCTTTKEIAQVGSISANSDEEIGRIISESMEKVGKEGVITVEDGKSLENELDIVEGMQFDRGYLSPYFINNPDKQVAVLEDPFVLLHDKKISNIRELLPVLEQVAKAGKPLLIIAEEVEGEALATLVVNNIRGILKTVAVKAPGFGDRRKAMLEDMAILTGGTVISEETGMTLEKATLQELGRAKRVEVGKENTTIIDGAGETKAIEARVKAIRAQIEEATSDYDREKLQERVAKLAGGVAVIRVGAATEVEMKEKKARVEDALHATRAAVEEGIVAGGGVALLRARAAIKVKGDNPDQEAGIKIVLRAVEEPLRQIVANAGDEPSVVVAKVLEGKGNFGYNAGNGTYGDMLEMGVVDPTKVTRTALQNAASVAGLMLTTDAMIAEAPEDKPAAGGMPPGMGGMGGMGMDM, from the coding sequence ATGGCAGCCAAACAGGTTTTCTTCCACGACGATGCGCGTAGCCGCATGGTCGCCGGCGTCAACGTCCTGGCCAACGCGGTCAAGGTCACCCTGGGTCCCAAGGGCCGCAACGTGGTGCTCGAGCGCTCGTTCGGCGCCCCGACCGTCACCAAGGACGGCGTCTCGGTCGCCAAGGAAATCGAACTGAAGGACAAGTTCGAGAACATGGGCGCTCAGATGGTCAAGGAAGTCGCTTCCAAGACCTCGGACAACGCCGGTGACGGCACCACCACCGCCACCGTGCTGGCCCAGGCGATCGTCCGCGAGGGCATGAAGTTCGTCGCCGCCGGCATGAACCCGATGGACCTGAAGCGCGGCATCGACAAGGCGGTCCTCGCCCTGACCGAGGAGCTGAAGAAGGTCAGCAAGCCCTGCACCACCACGAAGGAGATCGCCCAGGTCGGCTCGATCTCGGCGAACTCCGACGAGGAGATCGGCCGGATCATCTCCGAGTCGATGGAGAAGGTCGGCAAGGAAGGCGTGATCACCGTCGAGGACGGCAAGTCGCTCGAGAACGAACTCGACATCGTCGAGGGCATGCAGTTCGACCGCGGCTACCTGTCGCCCTACTTCATCAACAACCCGGACAAGCAGGTCGCCGTCCTGGAAGACCCGTTCGTGCTGCTGCACGACAAGAAGATCAGCAACATCCGCGAGCTGCTGCCGGTGCTCGAGCAGGTCGCCAAGGCCGGCAAGCCGCTGCTGATCATCGCCGAGGAAGTCGAGGGCGAGGCCCTGGCGACCCTGGTCGTCAACAACATCCGCGGCATCCTGAAGACCGTCGCCGTCAAGGCCCCGGGCTTCGGTGACCGTCGCAAGGCGATGCTGGAAGACATGGCCATCCTGACCGGCGGCACCGTGATCTCGGAAGAGACCGGCATGACGCTCGAGAAGGCCACGCTCCAGGAGCTCGGCCGCGCCAAGCGCGTCGAGGTCGGCAAGGAGAACACCACGATCATCGACGGCGCCGGCGAGACCAAGGCGATCGAGGCCCGCGTCAAGGCGATCCGCGCCCAGATCGAGGAAGCCACCAGCGACTACGACCGCGAGAAGCTGCAGGAGCGCGTCGCCAAGCTGGCCGGCGGCGTTGCGGTCATCCGCGTCGGTGCCGCCACCGAAGTCGAGATGAAGGAGAAGAAGGCCCGCGTCGAAGACGCTCTGCACGCCACCCGTGCCGCCGTCGAGGAAGGCATCGTGGCCGGCGGTGGCGTGGCGCTGCTGCGCGCCCGCGCCGCGATCAAGGTCAAGGGCGACAACCCCGACCAGGAAGCCGGCATCAAGATCGTGCTGCGCGCCGTCGAAGAGCCGCTGCGCCAGATCGTCGCCAACGCCGGCGACGAGCCGAGCGTGGTGGTCGCCAAGGTCCTCGAGGGCAAGGGCAACTTCGGCTACAACGCCGGCAACGGCACCTACGGCGACATGCTCGAGATGGGCGTGGTCGACCCGACCAAGGTGACCCGCACCGCGCTGCAGAACGCCGCTTCGGTCGCCGGCCTGATGCTGACCACCGACGCGATGATCGCCGAGGCGCCGGAAGACAAGCCGGCCGCCGGCGGCATGCCCCCGGGCATGGGCGGCATGGGCGGCATGGGCATGGACATGTAA
- a CDS encoding transglutaminase-like domain-containing protein encodes MNEANARPDFRLSADGGIHLPGLPEALAGDALRPWLAPTRFLDSGSPAIREFVAQAIGGESSERARAVRLFYAVRDRIRYDPYRISFDPCQYRASGVLAAGCGWCVPKAVLLAACARAAGIASAIGLADVVNHMNTEKLRQRMGGTDVFYDHGYAALLVEGRWLKAVPAFNIELCERFGVRPTEFDGTADALYQEFDADNRRRMAYLADHGTWSDFPLDKVRGDFARHYPRELFEGESSPVPGRESSGSATGAGRFEDDAPLR; translated from the coding sequence ATGAACGAAGCTAACGCACGACCCGATTTCCGGTTGTCAGCCGACGGCGGGATTCACCTTCCCGGACTTCCGGAAGCCCTCGCGGGCGATGCGCTGCGCCCCTGGCTCGCGCCGACCCGCTTCCTGGACAGCGGTTCGCCGGCAATCCGCGAGTTCGTCGCGCAGGCGATCGGCGGCGAGTCATCCGAGCGGGCGCGGGCGGTGCGGCTCTTCTACGCGGTCCGAGACCGGATCCGCTACGACCCCTACCGCATCTCCTTCGATCCGTGCCAGTACCGGGCGAGCGGCGTGCTGGCCGCCGGTTGCGGCTGGTGCGTGCCGAAGGCGGTATTGCTGGCGGCCTGCGCGCGGGCGGCCGGCATCGCGTCGGCTATCGGCCTGGCCGACGTGGTCAACCACATGAACACGGAGAAACTGCGCCAGCGGATGGGCGGCACCGACGTGTTCTACGACCACGGCTACGCGGCACTGCTCGTCGAAGGGCGTTGGCTCAAGGCGGTGCCGGCCTTCAACATCGAGCTCTGCGAGCGCTTCGGCGTGCGGCCGACCGAGTTCGACGGCACGGCCGACGCGCTTTACCAGGAATTCGACGCCGACAACCGGCGGCGGATGGCCTACCTGGCCGACCACGGCACCTGGTCCGACTTTCCCCTGGACAAGGTGCGCGGGGACTTCGCGCGGCACTACCCGCGCGAGCTCTTCGAGGGCGAGTCGTCGCCCGTGCCCGGACGGGAGTCCAGCGGGTCCGCCACCGGTGCCGGGCGCTTCGAGGACGACGCGCCGCTGCGCTGA
- a CDS encoding YkgJ family cysteine cluster protein, which produces MKNPCLGCGVCCTQYRVSFHWSETTAHPFGTVPVELTEPLRRHEVVMKGTNSAKPYCIALAGVPKVDAYCAIHGSHPSCCRAVEVGSDQCLRARRAHGMPDPELDPDLDPSPDLDPSPDLPRAA; this is translated from the coding sequence ATGAAGAATCCCTGCCTCGGCTGCGGCGTATGCTGCACGCAGTATCGCGTCTCTTTCCATTGGTCCGAAACGACCGCACACCCGTTCGGCACGGTGCCGGTCGAGCTGACCGAGCCGCTGCGCCGTCACGAGGTCGTCATGAAGGGGACGAACTCGGCGAAGCCCTATTGCATCGCGCTGGCGGGGGTGCCGAAGGTCGATGCCTACTGCGCGATCCACGGCAGCCATCCCTCCTGCTGCCGGGCGGTGGAGGTCGGCAGCGACCAATGCCTCCGGGCCCGTCGGGCCCACGGCATGCCCGACCCCGAACTCGATCCGGATCTCGACCCGTCTCCGGACCTGGATCCCTCGCCCGACCTGCCGCGCGCGGCCTGA
- a CDS encoding OmpA family protein yields the protein MKKTISILAIAAVGLAGCESMTETQQRTAVGTGLGALAGAALGSAIGGSGTATRNMAVLGAAAGGIGTYVWSKRMEEQKVAMQQATAGTGVGVTQTADNQLKLDIPSDISFDTGRADIKPNFRPILDRFAQTLATNPGTTVRIIGHTDSTGSDAINDPLSVNRAASVRQYLADRGVNPSRVAIDGRGSREPIADNSTAAGRAQNRRVEIFVGEPQQG from the coding sequence ATGAAGAAGACCATCTCCATCCTCGCGATCGCAGCGGTCGGCCTGGCCGGCTGCGAGTCGATGACCGAAACCCAGCAGCGCACCGCTGTCGGCACCGGCCTGGGGGCGCTGGCCGGCGCGGCGCTCGGCAGCGCGATCGGCGGCAGCGGCACGGCAACGCGCAACATGGCGGTGCTGGGCGCCGCCGCCGGCGGCATCGGCACCTATGTCTGGTCCAAGCGCATGGAAGAGCAGAAGGTGGCGATGCAGCAGGCCACCGCCGGTACCGGCGTCGGCGTCACTCAGACGGCCGACAACCAGCTCAAGCTCGACATTCCGAGCGACATCTCCTTCGACACCGGCCGCGCCGACATCAAGCCGAACTTCCGGCCGATCCTCGACCGCTTCGCGCAGACGCTGGCCACGAATCCCGGCACCACGGTGCGCATCATCGGCCACACCGACAGCACCGGCTCAGACGCGATCAACGACCCGCTTTCGGTCAACCGCGCGGCCAGCGTGCGCCAGTACCTGGCCGATCGCGGCGTGAACCCGAGCCGCGTCGCGATCGACGGCCGCGGCTCGCGCGAGCCGATCGCCGACAATTCGACTGCCGCCGGCCGCGCGCAGAACCGCCGGGTCGAGATCTTCGTCGGCGAGCCGCAGCAGGGCTGA
- a CDS encoding alkaline phosphatase D family protein, translating into MTRLSAASGEAFASPRRCAREFAAAAGAPPHLRRRAVVQAAWRMACASWAGGVVLASSGCASVAGRFERDPFALGVASGAPTPDGFVLWTRLAPDPRRGDGGLAPEPIGVRWEVAEDDRFARVVRSGSAIAHPALAHAVHVEVRGLVPERWYHYRFMAGRGAGQAVSPVGRARTAPGADAMPARLRFAFASCQQYEQGFYGAYRHMAEEDLDLVVFLGDYIYESSWGRDRVRAHWTGEPKSLDDYRIRHAQYRSDADLQRMHASAPWLLAWDDHEVDNDYANDRAQDLDPAFLARRAAAYRAYFEHMPLRPAACPDGASMRMYDRHRFGRLAEFMVLDDRQHRSHQACPRPGRGGSNVVDVAGCPELRDPARSMLGAGQERWLDRCFAESRGRWNLIAQQTLFARADGRPGPGETAWTDGWDGYPAARQRLIDAMRSRRPSNPVVLGGDVHSNWVCDVKADFSDPRSAVVATEFCGTSITSQGRPQELLDRVRGENPHVRLAESTHRGYGVVTLTPERCALSFRVVESVKVPEPRIATRARFVVEAGRPGAVAG; encoded by the coding sequence ATGACACGTCTCTCAGCCGCTTCGGGGGAAGCCTTCGCGTCGCCCCGGCGCTGCGCCCGCGAGTTTGCCGCTGCGGCCGGCGCGCCGCCCCACCTGCGGCGCCGCGCGGTCGTCCAGGCCGCCTGGCGGATGGCCTGCGCGTCGTGGGCCGGCGGCGTCGTGCTGGCGTCGTCGGGCTGCGCGAGCGTCGCCGGCCGTTTCGAGCGCGATCCGTTCGCGCTGGGGGTGGCCTCGGGCGCGCCCACGCCCGACGGCTTCGTCCTGTGGACCCGCCTGGCGCCCGATCCGCGCCGGGGCGACGGCGGGCTCGCGCCCGAGCCGATCGGGGTGCGCTGGGAGGTGGCCGAAGACGATCGCTTCGCCCGGGTCGTGCGCAGCGGCAGCGCGATCGCCCATCCTGCGCTGGCCCACGCGGTCCACGTCGAGGTCCGCGGGCTCGTGCCGGAGCGTTGGTATCACTATCGGTTCATGGCTGGCCGTGGAGCCGGCCAGGCGGTCAGCCCCGTCGGGCGCGCCCGCACCGCGCCGGGGGCCGACGCGATGCCCGCGCGCCTGCGCTTCGCCTTCGCCTCGTGCCAGCAGTACGAGCAGGGCTTCTATGGCGCCTACCGGCACATGGCCGAGGAAGACCTCGACCTGGTCGTCTTCCTCGGCGACTACATCTACGAGAGCAGCTGGGGGCGCGACCGGGTGCGGGCCCACTGGACCGGCGAGCCGAAGTCGCTCGACGACTACCGGATCCGTCACGCGCAGTACCGGTCGGACGCCGACCTGCAGCGGATGCACGCGAGCGCGCCCTGGCTGCTCGCCTGGGACGACCACGAGGTCGACAACGACTACGCCAACGACCGCGCCCAGGACCTCGATCCGGCCTTCCTGGCCCGCCGGGCGGCCGCTTATCGGGCGTATTTCGAGCACATGCCGCTGAGGCCGGCGGCGTGCCCCGACGGCGCCTCGATGCGGATGTACGACCGTCATCGCTTCGGCCGGCTGGCCGAGTTCATGGTGCTCGACGACCGGCAGCACCGTTCGCACCAGGCCTGCCCCCGGCCCGGGCGCGGCGGCTCGAACGTGGTCGACGTCGCGGGCTGTCCCGAGCTGCGCGATCCGGCCCGCTCGATGCTGGGCGCCGGGCAGGAGCGCTGGCTCGACCGCTGTTTCGCGGAGTCGCGCGGGCGCTGGAACCTGATCGCGCAGCAGACGCTGTTCGCCCGGGCCGACGGCCGGCCGGGCCCCGGCGAAACCGCCTGGACCGACGGCTGGGACGGCTATCCGGCCGCCCGCCAGCGGCTGATCGACGCGATGCGCTCGCGCCGGCCGTCCAATCCGGTGGTGCTGGGCGGCGACGTGCACTCGAACTGGGTCTGCGACGTCAAGGCCGACTTTTCCGATCCGCGCTCGGCCGTCGTGGCCACCGAGTTCTGCGGCACTTCGATCACCTCGCAGGGCAGGCCGCAGGAGCTGCTCGACCGCGTGCGCGGCGAGAACCCGCACGTGAGGCTGGCGGAGAGCACGCACCGGGGCTACGGCGTCGTCACGCTGACGCCCGAGCGTTGCGCGCTGAGCTTCAGGGTGGTCGAGTCGGTCAAGGTGCCCGAGCCGCGCATCGCGACCCGGGCCCGCTTCGTGGTCGAGGCAGGGCGGCCCGGTGCGGTCGCCGGCTGA